The Falsibacillus pallidus genome contains the following window.
AATTCAAGGAATTTCTTTTCTTTTGTGTGTTCATATTTTCGGATTGCATATGTTTTCGCTGTGGGCATCGGGATGACAGGGCAAGGGACTTCTAAGAGTCTGCCTTCCATCAATTCCCTTCTGACAGTAGAAGATGGGAGGAAGGAGACTCCGAGACCTTCTGTAATGAAACGCTTTGTTACATGAACTTGTGAAACTGTCATGGTCCGGATTCCGGTTACTTTAGTACGGAGAGATCTTAAAAGAGAATCCCAATAATCCGGATGATTATGGGTCATCAGATGATGTGATGAAAGAAGTTCTACGGCATCCAATGGCGGTGCGGTCTCACTGTCTTTACCGTCATGGGGAACAACAAAAATGACAGGGTCTTCAAATAAAAGAGAGCAGGTTAAATCAGAATTTTGGACTTGCAGACAGCTTAATCCTAAATCTACTTCTCCATGCTCGACAGCAGATTCAATTCCTGCAGATTCCACAATTTTTACGCTTATCTCTACTTCGGGATGAGATTTCATGAATTGCTTCAAAACGAATGGAAGAATAGTATCTGCGATTAATGGGGAAATGCCAAGCATTAAGGATTGAGAATAGCCTTGTTTGATGCGATGTACATTTGCAAGTCCGTTCTCATATTCTTTCAACAATGTTTTTGCAGAAGGAAGAAATTGTTTGCCTTCTTCTGTAAGAAGGATGTTCCTGCCTTTTCTTTGAAAAAGAGAACATCCTAATTCTTCTTCGAGCAATTTAATATGTATCGTGACAGAAGGTTGAGAAATGAATAATTCTTCCGCAGTTTTCCGGAAATTTTCATGTTTTGCGGCAGTTATGAATGTATGTATCCATTTGAAATCCACTTTGAACAGCCCCTCTTAATCAATTAATCTTATTAATTAAAAAGTTAAAAAATATTTAATTTTTTTAAATCATTATACCATATATACTAAATTTAGAAGAAAGGGGAGATAAGGAATGAATCAAGGTTTAAAAGGGATAGTGGCCGCACAGACGGCTATCAGTTATATTGACGGAAACAAAGGTCATTTGGTTTACAGGGGATTTGATGCAAAAAAAATTGCGCTTGAATTTTCTTTTGAGGAAGCGGCCTACCTGTTATGGTATGGGCAAAAACCAAATCAAGCCCAACTGGCAGATTTGGCCGATGCATTGAAAAGCCATCGTACTCTGCCTGGCTATTTAATGGATATTATCGACACCCTTCCCCAGGACATGGACTTAATGGGGGTCATCCGTACGGCTGTTTCAGCGCTCGGGGATGCCTCGTTTGAATGGATGCCAACAACCGAGCAAGCCATTAAACTAACCGGTATCATTCCTTCCATCATTGCCTATAGAAAGCGAAAATTAGCCAATAAACCGTATGTTGCACCAAATGAGGAATTGAATCATGTAGCCAATTATTTATATATGCTGACAGGGGAAATGCCGCTTCCAGCTCATATCAGTGCACTTGAAACCTATATGATCCTTACATTGGAACATGGGATGAACGCCTCGACATTTTCTGCCAGGGTAACGATTTCAACCGAATCAGACATGGCATCAGCAGTTACTTCTGCAATCGGCACGATGAAGGGCCCTCTTCATGGAGGAGCGCCATCAGGAGTCACTCAAATGTTGAATGATATTAAATCAGAGGAACGTGCAGAAAAATGGCTGAGGGAGAAAATTGAGAACGGAGAGCGTTTAATGGGCTTCGGGCATCGTGTCTATAAAACCACGGACCCGAGAGCAGAAGCATTGAGGGAAAAAGCCATGGAAGTTTCCGGACAGGATAAATGGCTGGACCTGGCTTTGCATGTTGAAAAACTGGCCGCTAAACTGCTGGCAGAATATAAACCTGGAAGGAACTTATACGCGAATGTAGAATTTTATGCAGCGGCGGTCATGAGGGCGATCGATATGGATGACGCACTCTTTACACCGACATTTACTGCCAGCCGTGTTGTAGGCTGGTCGGCACATGTAATCGAACAGGCAGAACATAATACAATATTCCGCCCGAATTCAGAATACATCGGCCACCTTCCTGAATTTGAATAGTAAGAAAGCCGACTTTAATTAGTCGGCTTTCTTAATGTGAATATTAATTCGATTGAAATTAATAATTATAAGGTCTATAATCAAGGAGAATAATAGGGATGGAGGGCTTTCGATGAAACAAAAATTAATAGAATTGATAGATTCATACAAAAGTGATTTTTATGGAATAAGTGAATATATTTTTCAAAACCCTGAATTAGGTGATCAGGAATATAAGTCTTCAGCCAAACTAATGGAGTACTTGAAAAGTCATGGCTTTAATATAGAAGAGAATATAGTGGGAAGGCCCACGGCTTTTAAAGCCGAATTCGACAGCGGGAAGCCAGGGGCTGTCGTTGCATATTTATGCGAATACGACGCTCTTCCTGAGATCGGTCATGGGTGCGGGCATAACATGATTGGAACCATGAGCATGGCTGCTGGTATCATGTTAAGCAAGGTGGTTAACGAAACGGGAGGTAAGGTCATCGTACTTGGTACTCCGGCAGAAGAAACAAATGGAGCGAAAGTGCCTATGGCCGAACAAGGTATCTTTGATGGAATCGACGCCGCCATGATGGTGCATCCGTCTGGACTTTCATACAAAAGCGGAAATTCATTGGCGATGGATGCTATCCAATTTGAATACCATGGCAAGACTTCTCATGCTGCAGCATCACCGGAAAAAGGCATCAATGCATTAGATGCCGTTCTCATGCTATTCAATGGGATCAATGCCATGCGTCAGCAGGTCAGACAAGATGTGAGAATGCATGGCATCATTAAAGATGGGGGAGTTGCAGCCAATGTAATTCCTGATTATGCATGTGCGCAATTTTATTTCAGGGCAAAGGACAGGGAATATCTGAATGAGATTGTTGAAAGGGTCAAAAATATCGCTAAAGGTGCAGAAAGCATGACGGGTGCAAAGCTTGAAATCAGCAATTATGAATTAAGCTACGATGATATGATCACCAATCAGCAGCTTTCAGAGGCTTTTACAAAAAATATGGAATTAGCTGGTGCGGAGGATGTACAGCCTGCAAGCAAAAACCTTGGTTCCTTGGACATGGGAAATGTAAGCCACGTTGTGCCTGCCATACATCCCTATATTGGATTAGGTAAAGCGGATTTAATCGGGCATACGAGGGAGTTGGCGGATTTAACAGTTTCCGAGCAAGGAAGAAAAGCATTGATTCAAGGAACTACGGCCCTTGCACTGACTGGATACGACCTTCTTTCGGATGACAGCTTGCTAAAAGAAGTGAAAGAAGAGTTCAATAATAGTGTACATGCTTAATTGGTATAATCATTGGAAAACCCACATCTTATCTGTGGGTTTTTTCGAGCTGTAAAACGCATAGGCAGACAACAATTGATTTTCATATTTATTATTTCAAAAATATAGAGTAGTATTTCTAGTAGACTATTAAAGGAAAATTACTGGAGGATACAGCATGAATGGGAACAAGAAACAAACAATCTTCACCATGCAGATCTTTTATCTGCTTACTTTTTTTGGGGTGGGGAGCCTTTTTCCGCT
Protein-coding sequences here:
- a CDS encoding LysR family transcriptional regulator yields the protein MDFKWIHTFITAAKHENFRKTAEELFISQPSVTIHIKLLEEELGCSLFQRKGRNILLTEEGKQFLPSAKTLLKEYENGLANVHRIKQGYSQSLMLGISPLIADTILPFVLKQFMKSHPEVEISVKIVESAGIESAVEHGEVDLGLSCLQVQNSDLTCSLLFEDPVIFVVPHDGKDSETAPPLDAVELLSSHHLMTHNHPDYWDSLLRSLRTKVTGIRTMTVSQVHVTKRFITEGLGVSFLPSSTVRRELMEGRLLEVPCPVIPMPTAKTYAIRKYEHTKEKKFLEFLSQFRI
- a CDS encoding citrate synthase/methylcitrate synthase, which gives rise to MNQGLKGIVAAQTAISYIDGNKGHLVYRGFDAKKIALEFSFEEAAYLLWYGQKPNQAQLADLADALKSHRTLPGYLMDIIDTLPQDMDLMGVIRTAVSALGDASFEWMPTTEQAIKLTGIIPSIIAYRKRKLANKPYVAPNEELNHVANYLYMLTGEMPLPAHISALETYMILTLEHGMNASTFSARVTISTESDMASAVTSAIGTMKGPLHGGAPSGVTQMLNDIKSEERAEKWLREKIENGERLMGFGHRVYKTTDPRAEALREKAMEVSGQDKWLDLALHVEKLAAKLLAEYKPGRNLYANVEFYAAAVMRAIDMDDALFTPTFTASRVVGWSAHVIEQAEHNTIFRPNSEYIGHLPEFE
- a CDS encoding M20 family metallopeptidase, which translates into the protein MKQKLIELIDSYKSDFYGISEYIFQNPELGDQEYKSSAKLMEYLKSHGFNIEENIVGRPTAFKAEFDSGKPGAVVAYLCEYDALPEIGHGCGHNMIGTMSMAAGIMLSKVVNETGGKVIVLGTPAEETNGAKVPMAEQGIFDGIDAAMMVHPSGLSYKSGNSLAMDAIQFEYHGKTSHAAASPEKGINALDAVLMLFNGINAMRQQVRQDVRMHGIIKDGGVAANVIPDYACAQFYFRAKDREYLNEIVERVKNIAKGAESMTGAKLEISNYELSYDDMITNQQLSEAFTKNMELAGAEDVQPASKNLGSLDMGNVSHVVPAIHPYIGLGKADLIGHTRELADLTVSEQGRKALIQGTTALALTGYDLLSDDSLLKEVKEEFNNSVHA